ATCACGATGGCGTCGTCGACGACGAATCCGACCGCGATGGTGAGCGCCATCAGCGACAGATTGTCGAGCGAATAGCCGGCCACCCACATCAGCGCGCAGGCGCCGAGTAGCGCCAGTGGAACCGTGATGGTGGGAATGACGGTCGCCCAGAAGCTGCGCAGGAAGATGAAGATGACCATGACCACGAGGGCAATGGTCAAGAGCAGCGTGAATTGCACGTCCTCGACCGCGGCGCGGATGGTGGTGGTGCGGTCGCTGATGAGCTCGATCTTGATCGCGGGCGGGATCGCCGCCACGAGCCGGGGCAGGGTTGCCTTGATCCGGTCGACGGTCTCGATGACGTTGGCACCCGGCTGCTTGAAGATCACCAGGAACACGCCGCGCTTACCGTTGGCCCAGGCCGCCTGCTTGGCGTCCTCGGCGCCGCTGACCGCCTGGCCGATGTCGCGTATGCGCAATGGACCGCCGTTGCGATAGGCGATGATGACGTCGTTCCAGTCCTTGGACTGGGTGAGCTGGTCGTTGGCGTAGATCGTGTAGGCGCGCTTCTCGCCGTCGATATTGCCCTTGGGGCTGTCGACCGTGGTGATCGCGATCTGGCTGCGCACGTCCTCCATCGACAGGCCCTTGGCCACCAGCTTTGCCGGATCGACCTGGATGCGGATCGAGGGTTTCTGCTGGCCGCCGATGAAGACCTGGGCGACGCCCGAGAGCTGGCTGATCTGCTGGGCGAGCTGGGCGTCAACCGCGTCGCTGACACTGGTCAGGGGCAGCGTCTCGGACGTTGCCGACAGCAGCAGGATCGGCGCGTCGGCCGGGTTGACCTTGCGGTAGGTCGGCGGCGAGGGCAGGTTCTTCGGCAGCTGGCCGCTGGCGGCGTTGATCGCGCCCTGCACGTCGTTGGCGGCGCCGTCGATGCTGCGGTTGAGGTCGAACTGGATGGTGATCGAGGCGGTGCCGAGATAACTCGTCGAGGTCATCTGGGCGATGCCTGGAATCTGCGCGAACTGGCGCTCCAGCGGCTGGGCCACCGACGAGGCCATGGTCTCGGGGCTGCCGCCCGGCAAATTGGCGGTGATCTGGATGGTCGGGAAGTCCACCTGCGGCAGCGGCGCGACCGGCAGCAGGGGGTAGGCGACAAGACCGACAAACAGAATGCCGGCCATCAGCAGCGAGGTGCCGATGGGATAACGGATGAAAGGTGCCGAAATCCCGCCCTCGGTCATTCCTGTCGTACCTTGTTCTGGGCCGGATCCGAGCTCGCCACCGTCGTCGAGACGAGGCTTCCGGGCTGCACCTTGAATTGACCGCCGGTGATGACCTGCTGGCCGGGGCTCAAGCCTTCGTCAACGACCGAACGTCCGTCGATGCCGTAGCTGACCTTGATCTTGTGCACTTCGGCCTTGCTGTCCTGGTTGACGGTATAGGCGTAGAGGCCGTTGGTGGAGTGCTGAACCGCGTCATCCGGGACCACGGTCGCATCCTTCAGGGTGCGGACCAAAAGGCGTGTCGACACCGACTGGCCCGGCCACAGCGCGTGGTCCTTGTTGTCGAACACCGCTTTGAGCCGAATAGTCCCGCTGCTCGTGTCGACCTGGTTGTTGATGACCGCGAGCTTGCCCTCGGCCAGCGTCTTCTTGCCGTCGGTCGTGAAGGCGATCACCTTGAGCGCGCCGGCCTTCTGGCCCTCGCTGATATAGGGCAGCTGGTCCTCCGGCGCGGTGAAGATCACCGAGATCGGCTCGACCTGCGAGATCATGACGATGCCGGTCTGCGAGGAGGCGTTGACGATGTTGCCGATGTCGACCTGGCGCAGGCCCGCGACGCCGGTGAACGGTGACTTGACCTGCGTGTAGTCGAGCTGGGTCTGGGCGTTGGCGATCGCGGCCTCGTCGGCGGCGATCTGCGCGGTGAGTTGGGCGACGGTGGAACGCTGGGTGTCGACGCGCTGCGCGGTCGCGAATTCGCCGAGCTTCATGGCGCGCTGGAGCTCGAGATTGGCGTTGGCGAGATTAGCCTCGTCCTGCGCTTTCTTGGCCTTAGCCTGGTCGAGCGCGGCTTGATAGGGACGGGGATCGATCGAGATCAGAAGGTCGCCTTCCTTGACGATCTGGCCCTCTTTGAACTCGAGCTTGTCGATCTGGCCGTCGACCCGGGTGCGGACCTGGACGGTGTTGAAACCCTGGACCGTGCCGAGACCGGTCAGATAGACCGGGAAATCGGCCTTCTGGACCGGCGCGACGCTGACGGGAACGGCGGGCGCGCGCGGCGGACCTTTCTGCGCTGTCTGGGCTTTTCCGGCGTCGGGCGAGCCGTATTTCTGCCAACCATAGTAACCCGCGGAGGCCACGGCCGCGATGATCAGAATCCAGAGGATCGGCCGGGACTTTTGCATATCGTCTCGTGTCGGCTCTTGTGCCCTATTTAAACGAATTATGGGGCAATCGTAGGGTTCCAGCGCGCTTGTATAATACACGCCAAGTTCCAGTGTAAACAGCACTATCGGTGCAGAATCCTAAACAATTGGAAAGCTTTGCACGGCTTAGGCAGCACCGTGGCACTACGGTGTGCAGTGCTGCATTTTCCCTGAGAACGATCAGCGTGCAAACTTTGTGCAATGCTCGGACATGGTGTGGACGAGAGCAGCATGGGACGGGTGGAAGTCCGGCGCAGCCGAACCCAAGAACGGTTCTAAATCCCGCGCAGACCGTTTCGGTTGTCAGGAAAATCGGCATCGTCCATATCGGCGCCGCCACAAGGGAGCGCAGGATGGACGAATTGAACGGCAAGCTGATCGCGTGTCAGATCTTGATCACGGGGTTGATCGCGCGAGTCGCCAACGAACAGCGCGATCCCTTGCGCTTCCTCACCGACTTCCGCGACGAGATCAAAGCCGTCGTTAATGGCGTCAACATCGCCGGGCTGGACAACACCGATCGTGTCCGCGCGATCGCGCAGAAAAACGTCGACGAATTGTTCTCGCTGATGAAGCCGCCGAGCAGCGACTGAAGCCGTGTGCGCGATGCCGATCGCGACGTGCTTTTCGCGCTTGTTTTAGAACGAGTCCAATCTCTGTTTAGAACCGTTTCAAACTACAGTTTAGAATCGTTTTGATCTTGACGTATTCAAGGGTTCTCGCGGCTTGCCCGCATTGACCCGCTATTTTGCCGCCGATACCAACAGCCCATCGCTCGTCGAAGTGAGTGAGCGAACAAGAAGATGGGGCGTGTTGTAATGGGGCAGGTGGTCGCACCGAAATCGCTGCGTTCGGTCGTAGCGTTCGACGCGGCGGATGAGAAGTCCGCGGGCATTTCCGGCAAGAAGGTCTCGGCGGTCGCGAGCCTGATCGCGGCGGCGACGGTGTCGACCGGCGCGGAAGCGCAGCAGTCGAACCTGCCGCCGGTCACCGTCGATGCTCCGGTTCAGCGTCCGCGTCCAGCGGCTTCGAAGCCCACGCCGGAGCAGGTCCGGGCGCGCAACGCGCTTCGCCGCGCCGCGCAGCGCCAGCAGGCGCAGCAGGCTGCCGCGCCCTCGGGCCCGGCCGGTGAAGTCGACCGGAATCCCTATGCCGATCCGGCGGCGCCCTACAAGGTCGACCATGTCCAGGCTTCGGGAAAATTTCCCGAACCGATGCTGAACACGCCGAAGACCATCACGGTGCTCAGCAAGGAAGTGCTCGAGGACAAGAACGCCACGACACTGAAGGAGATCGGGCGCTCGACCGCCGGCGTGACACTGGGCTCGGGAGAGGGCGGCAACGCGTTCGGCGATCGCTTCTTCATCCGCGGCTTCGACGCGCGCAACGACGTCTTCATCGACGGCATCCGCGATCCCGCGGTTTCCATCCGCGAGAACTTCTTCACCGAGCAGATCGAGATTCTGCGCGGTCCTGCATCATCCTATGCCGGCC
The genomic region above belongs to Bradyrhizobium arachidis and contains:
- a CDS encoding efflux RND transporter periplasmic adaptor subunit, which encodes MQKSRPILWILIIAAVASAGYYGWQKYGSPDAGKAQTAQKGPPRAPAVPVSVAPVQKADFPVYLTGLGTVQGFNTVQVRTRVDGQIDKLEFKEGQIVKEGDLLISIDPRPYQAALDQAKAKKAQDEANLANANLELQRAMKLGEFATAQRVDTQRSTVAQLTAQIAADEAAIANAQTQLDYTQVKSPFTGVAGLRQVDIGNIVNASSQTGIVMISQVEPISVIFTAPEDQLPYISEGQKAGALKVIAFTTDGKKTLAEGKLAVINNQVDTSSGTIRLKAVFDNKDHALWPGQSVSTRLLVRTLKDATVVPDDAVQHSTNGLYAYTVNQDSKAEVHKIKVSYGIDGRSVVDEGLSPGQQVITGGQFKVQPGSLVSTTVASSDPAQNKVRQE